A genomic region of Melopsittacus undulatus isolate bMelUnd1 chromosome 5, bMelUnd1.mat.Z, whole genome shotgun sequence contains the following coding sequences:
- the NUP50 gene encoding nuclear pore complex protein Nup50: MAKRIAEKELTDRNWDQEDEAEEVGTFSVASEEVLKNRAIKKAKRRNVGSESESGGAFKGFKGFVLPSGKGGAGFSGFGNGAGIKPLEGLSNGSSSVTSTPSFSSLKTSSETQTQSAFGSTMSNGPTTTAFTEKKAASLKTNGGNQPSSSGYAQSKVCSSSVYHKQLAGLNCSVRDWIVKHVNTNPLCDLTPIFRDYEKYLANIEQQHGSSGDSGSENESNKTPGAQSVSAFGNAKLQQGSTFLFNNKTEDTLDKTPEAASERKDPSLGATSTVSFNFGKSVDSSVLGSLGSGTLSSFSFSSGNSGLFGKDANQAKSVTAVSTNVLEAQTESGNSDDKGEEEEEEPPKVIVNEIKEDDAFYSKKCKLFYKKDNEFKEKGVGTLHLKPAGNEKTQLLVRADTNLGNILLNVLIPPKMPCTRMGKNNVLIVCVPNPPIDEKNPAVPVTMLIRVKTSEDADELHKILLEKKEA, from the exons ATGGCAAAGCGAATTGCAGAGAAGGAACTGACTGACAGAAACTGGGATCAGGAGGATGAAGCTGAAGAG GTGGGAACATTCTCAGTAGCTAGTGAAGAAGTCCTGAAGAACAGAgctattaaaaaagcaaagcgACGAAATGTTGGATCAGAG tctGAAAGTGGAGGAGCTTTTAAAGGTTTTAAAGGCTTTGTATTGCCTTCTGGAAAAGGAGGAGCTGGCTTCAGCGGATTTGGTAATGGTGCAGGAATAAAGCCTTTAGAAGGGCTGTCTAATGGAAGCAGTAGTGTCACTAGCACTCCTTCTTTCAGCAGTTTAAAGACCAGTTCCGAAACACAAACACAATCAGCATTTG GATCCACAATGTCAAATGGTCCCACTACTACTGCATTTACTGAGAAGAAGGCTGCAAGCCTAAAAACTAATGGTGGCAATCAACCATCATCATCTGGCTATGCTCAGAGTAAAGTTTGTAGCTCTAGTGTTTACCACAAACAGTTAGCAGGTTTAAACTGTTCCGTGCGTGACTGGATAGTTAAGCATGTAAACACAAACCCACTGTGTGACCTGACACCCATCTTTAGAGACTATGAGAAGTATTTAGCAAATATTGAACAGCAACATGGGAGCAGTGGCGATAGTGgctctgaaaatgaaagcaacaagACACCTGGCGCTCAGTCTGTTTCTGCATTTGGGAATGCAAAGCTACAGCAAGGATCAACGTTTTTGTTTAACAACAAAACTGAGGATACCTTGGACAAAACCCCTGAAGCtgcatcagaaagaaaagaccCATCGTTAGGAGCTACATCAACAGTCTCGTTTAATTTTGGCAAGAGTGTCGACAGTTCTGTTTTAGGTTCCCTTGGTTCAGGAACACTCAGtagtttctcattttcttctgggAATTCAGGTTTGTTTGGAAAAGATGCAAACCAGGCTAAGTCTGTCACTGCAGTATCCACCAATGTATTGGAAGCTCAGACAGAAAGTGGCAATAGTGATGATAAAG gagaagaggaggaagaagagccACCAAAAGTCAttgttaatgaaataaaagaggaTGATGCTTTCTACTCAAAGAA ATGCAAACTGTTTTACAAAAAGGATAAcgaatttaaagaaaaaggtgtAGGAACACTACATTTAAAACcagcaggaaatgaaaaaacTCAACTCCTGGTCCGAGCGGATACCAATTTAG GAAACATACTGTTGAATGTTCTAATTCCACCTAAGATGCCGTGTACAAGAATGGGGAAGAACAATGTTCTTATAGTTTGTGTTCCTAACCCACCAATTGATGAGAAGAACCCGGCTGTTCCTGTCACTATGTTAATAAGGGTGAAAACAAGTGAGGATGCAGATGAGTTGCACAAAATCTTACTGGAGAAAAAGGAGGCTTAA